A region from the Actinoplanes sp. OR16 genome encodes:
- a CDS encoding acetyl/propionyl/methylcrotonyl-CoA carboxylase subunit alpha: protein MIESLLIANRGEIARRIIRTAKRLGIRTIAVHSDVDAGMPFVAEADEAVCVGPANPAQSYRNAEAILAAAKSTGAQAIHPGYGFLSENADFARTVEANGLVWVGPGADAISAMGDKINARNLMAAAGVPVAPGSADPAETVEDARRAAAEIGFPVMVKAAAGGGGMGMAVANDEAELAKEYDKVRAFAERMFGDGSVLIERYFPRVRHVEVQILGLADGRVVALSERECSVQRRNQKLVEEAPSPAVSPELRERLLAAAAKAGEAVNYRNAGTVECLLDPSTGEFFFLEMNTRLQVEHPITELIHGIDLVEAQLRIASGLAVDLPSGQSGHAIELRINAEDPKRFFPGPGAITTWVEPSGEGVRVDSGYAAGTTVSQNYDSLMAKLIIFGADREDALAKARTAVDGFAIAGPKNNLPFFAELLENPEFLSGDYDTGIVGRMR, encoded by the coding sequence ATGATCGAGTCGTTGCTCATCGCGAACCGGGGAGAGATCGCCCGCAGGATCATCAGGACCGCCAAGCGGCTCGGGATCCGGACGATAGCGGTCCACTCGGACGTGGACGCCGGCATGCCGTTCGTCGCCGAGGCGGACGAGGCGGTCTGTGTCGGCCCGGCGAATCCGGCGCAGAGTTACCGCAATGCCGAGGCGATCCTGGCGGCCGCGAAGTCGACCGGTGCTCAGGCGATCCACCCCGGTTATGGGTTCCTCAGTGAGAACGCGGACTTCGCTCGTACGGTCGAAGCGAACGGCCTGGTGTGGGTCGGACCCGGCGCCGACGCGATCAGCGCGATGGGCGACAAGATCAATGCGCGCAACCTGATGGCCGCGGCCGGCGTGCCGGTCGCGCCCGGGTCGGCAGACCCGGCGGAGACCGTCGAGGACGCCCGCCGGGCGGCCGCGGAGATCGGCTTCCCGGTGATGGTGAAGGCCGCGGCGGGCGGCGGTGGCATGGGTATGGCCGTCGCGAACGACGAGGCCGAGCTGGCCAAGGAGTACGACAAGGTGCGCGCCTTCGCCGAGCGGATGTTCGGCGACGGCTCGGTGCTGATCGAGCGCTACTTCCCCCGGGTGCGCCACGTCGAGGTGCAGATTCTCGGCTTGGCCGACGGCCGGGTGGTGGCCCTCTCCGAGCGCGAGTGCTCGGTGCAGCGGCGCAACCAGAAGCTGGTCGAGGAGGCGCCGTCGCCGGCCGTGAGCCCCGAGCTGCGCGAGCGACTTCTGGCAGCAGCCGCAAAAGCGGGCGAAGCAGTCAACTATCGTAATGCGGGCACAGTGGAGTGTCTTCTCGACCCGTCCACGGGCGAGTTCTTCTTCCTGGAGATGAACACCCGGCTGCAGGTCGAGCACCCGATCACCGAGCTCATCCACGGGATCGACCTGGTCGAGGCGCAGCTGCGGATCGCGTCCGGCCTGGCCGTCGACCTCCCCAGTGGACAGAGCGGGCACGCGATCGAGCTGCGGATCAACGCGGAGGACCCGAAGCGGTTCTTCCCGGGTCCCGGCGCGATCACCACCTGGGTGGAGCCGTCCGGTGAGGGCGTCCGCGTCGACTCCGGTTATGCCGCGGGCACCACGGTCAGCCAGAACTACGACTCCCTGATGGCGAAACTGATCATCTTCGGCGCCGACCGGGAGGACGCGCTCGCGAAGGCCCGCACCGCGGTGGACGGTTTCGCGATCGCCGGGCCGAAGAACAACCTGCCGTTCTTCGCCGAGCTGCTGGAGAACCCGGAGTTCCTCTCCGGCGACTACGACACCGGCATCGTGGGGCGAATGCGATGA